In one window of Brachyhypopomus gauderio isolate BG-103 chromosome 16, BGAUD_0.2, whole genome shotgun sequence DNA:
- the slc2a2 gene encoding solute carrier family 2, facilitated glucose transporter member 2, with protein MEKQLTGTLVLAVFTAVLGSLQYGYSLGVINAPQKVIVGHYARSLGFHVHLGNVSTGPPEQQEPSSMLTMYWALSVAMFPVGGILSSFLVGFVADCRGRVKGMLVLNVLAVVASLLMGLAKMGNPHIMVISGRALMGFYCGLSSGLVPMYIGEIAPVKYRGALGTLHQLAIVTGILISQVLGLDFLLGNGDMWHVLLGLSGVFALLQSILLPMCPESPRYLYIKLDKKDEACKSLKRFKGEYDTSRDIAEMQAEKEEAMKEAHVSIWRLVHSPVYRQQLLVALMMHLSQQFSGINAIFYYSTDIFQTAGVAQPVYATIGVGVVNTVFTLVSVVLVDRAGRRTLMLVGLAGMCLCAVGMTVGLVYLTKYSWMSYLSMTATFLFVCFFEIGPGPIPWFIVAELFSQGPRPAAIALAGCCNWTSNFIIGMFFPYVEKICGAYVFIIFVVLLFGFTLYTRLRVPETQGKTFEEISLLFQRGRPVTSHPVVEAELQQLQGTTEA; from the exons ATGGAGAAG CAGCTCACTGGTACTCTAGTGTTAGCTGTGTTCACTGCTGTGTTGGGTTCCCTCCAGTACGGCTACAGCCTGGGGGTCATTAATGCCCCACAAAAG GTCATTGTAGGACATTATGCACGTTCACTTGGATTTCACGTCCACTTGGGCAATGTGTCTACTGGTCCACCTGAACAGCAGGAACCATCATCCATGCTGACAATGTACTGGGCTTTATCTGTAGCCATGTTCCCCGTTGGTGGTATCCTGTCCTCCTTCCTGGTGGGATTCGTAGCTGACTGCAGAGGAAG GGTCAAAGGTATGCTGGTGCTGAACGTGCTGGCTGTGGTCGCAAGCCTTCTTATGGGTCTGGCCAAGATGGGCAACCCTCACATCATGGTGATATCTGGCCGGGCTCTCATGGGTTTCTACTGCG GCCTGTCGTCTGGGCTGGTCCCCATGTACATTGGGGAGATTGCTCCAGTGAAGTATAGAGGTGCTCTGGGAACCCTTCACCAGCTGGCTATTGTAACAGGAATTCTTATCAGTCAG GTCCTTGGCCTGGACTTCCTGTTGGGTAATGGTGACATGTGGCATGTACTGCTgggtctgtctggagtctttgcTCTCCTGCAGAGTATCCTGCTGCCCATGTGCCCAGAAAGTCCGCGCTACCTCTACATCAAACTGGACAAGAAGGATGAAGCCTGCAAAA GTTTAAAAAGGTTCAAAGGAGAGTATGACACTTCCAGGGACATAGCAGAAATGCAGGCTGAGAAGGAGGAGGCCATGAAGGAGGCACATGTGTCTATCTGGAGACTGGTGCACTCTCCGGTGTACCGCCAGCAGCTTTTGGTGGCGTTGATGATGCACCTGTCTCAGCAGTTCTCTGGCATCAACGCA ATTTTTTATTACTCCACAGACATTTTCCAAACGGCAGGCGTTGCTCAGCCAGTCTATGCCACAATTGGAGTGGGGGTTGTAAACACAGTGTTCACGCTTGTGTCT GTGGTCCTTGTGGACCGTGCAGGCAGAAGAACACTTATGTTGGTGGGGTTGGCAGGGATGTGCCTCTGTGCAGTAGGAATGACCGTGGGGCTCGTTTATCTG ACCAAATACTCATGGATGAGCTACTTGAGTATGACGGCCAcgttcctgtttgtgtgcttCTTTGAGATCGGGCCTGGCCCAATCCCATGGTTCATAGTGGCTGAGCTCTTCAGCCAGGGCCCTCGGCCTGCTGCTATTGCATTGGCTGGCTGCTGCAACTGGACAAGCAACTTCATCATTGGCATGTTCTTCCCTTATGTGGAG AAGATTTGTGGAGCGTATGTCTTCATCATCTTTGTGGTGCTCCTGTTTGGCTTCACCCTTTATACACGTTTGCGAGTGCCTGAGACCCAAGGGAAGACCTTTGAGGAGATATCCCTGCTGTTCCAGCGTGGGCGGCCAGTGACCTCACATCCTGTGGTGGAGGCGGAGCTGCAGCAGCTCCAGGGGACCACAGAGGCCTGA